The proteins below come from a single Cloacibacillus sp. An23 genomic window:
- a CDS encoding tape measure protein has product MPSNKASITIDADVTRAAKAMKQLTSSVQQMSRSVNRNLDVAFGKNALKLSDALLAKMKYAAAGLGVAGAAAVKMSSDFQVASKSMEVLTGSAAAAQKHLSDLEKFAASTPFEFNGIVDASRRLQAFGFRAEEVIGILETVGDASMALGKGQEGIDAITRALGQIQAKGKLSAEEMTSQLSETGLPAWQILAEEMGKSVAEVQDMTTKGLISSQAAIEALLSGMKKRYGGMMKEMANEIPQQLSNAKDSVAVIMREIGDSITEELDLKERLASATSWLGDFAQEVKESGFREAIGELVPDSAKAGVIALGSALTGVLVPALLKTATTAAGTYAAFAPIAGGAAALGLAFSELSGTTNLVDDDMKALVTTGLTIAGVIPIASKAASAWKSVSSEVKNGYLMIGEATTVVSKMSRAFVLAEVQVRAAGGAMNFAKAAALGLGASMKALMASIGPAGWAALIAGGTAWLVLKERMEDAAKQAEITQKAIASVNHEFASANAAQLERALKDAGKELAALEERALSAKLSLMELWNAKETYDGGGLLIPEIGVALPQDTLAKASGQNFNTEEYEAKRTELQTRIEKLKELLMERQKLEESVNKGVSSPKGGTPSTPASGGKSAAEKLVENIRDQMKYLGKDGNEFLAVLDRWQAKLPTLSKDWKAVTDLKFDILGENAERSAENAGRVLERIEKQKEAAKELAEVYERADREYLSGLGWENSQGLMSNTEYLDILSKKIEELGLKTKDVFNWTDNEKAWFAAYQNIGSEEFSNSLDLIKKRYESGSVSAAQYKATLEQLKQQYADMPLVVKMANEELAALNDTMNKYPTAAQQASAAWDSAKESLYNVPSGIGSAFESAIRGTESLSDAMLGLLQDIGAVIVKALIMRAL; this is encoded by the coding sequence ATGCCAAGCAATAAAGCGTCGATAACCATAGACGCCGACGTGACAAGAGCGGCGAAGGCCATGAAGCAGCTTACGAGCTCCGTTCAGCAGATGAGCCGCAGCGTGAACAGGAACCTTGACGTGGCCTTCGGCAAAAACGCGCTGAAATTGTCCGACGCACTGCTTGCAAAAATGAAATACGCCGCCGCCGGCCTTGGCGTCGCCGGAGCCGCCGCGGTCAAGATGTCCTCGGATTTCCAGGTCGCGAGCAAATCGATGGAAGTCCTCACCGGCAGCGCCGCTGCGGCTCAGAAACATCTCAGCGACCTGGAAAAATTCGCGGCATCGACGCCGTTCGAGTTCAACGGGATCGTCGACGCTTCGCGCCGCTTGCAGGCGTTCGGATTCCGGGCCGAGGAAGTTATCGGCATACTTGAAACCGTTGGAGACGCATCGATGGCGCTCGGCAAGGGGCAGGAAGGCATCGACGCCATTACCCGCGCGCTGGGGCAGATACAGGCCAAAGGCAAGCTCTCCGCCGAAGAAATGACTTCGCAGCTCTCCGAGACGGGGCTTCCCGCGTGGCAGATCCTCGCCGAGGAAATGGGCAAGTCCGTGGCGGAAGTGCAGGACATGACAACGAAGGGGCTTATCTCTTCACAGGCTGCAATAGAAGCTCTCTTGTCCGGCATGAAAAAACGCTACGGCGGCATGATGAAAGAGATGGCGAACGAGATTCCGCAGCAGCTCAGCAACGCGAAGGATTCCGTCGCCGTAATCATGCGCGAGATCGGCGACAGCATAACGGAAGAGCTTGACCTGAAGGAACGCCTCGCGAGCGCCACGTCGTGGCTCGGAGATTTCGCGCAGGAGGTAAAGGAAAGCGGATTCCGCGAGGCGATAGGCGAGCTCGTCCCTGATTCAGCCAAGGCAGGCGTCATAGCCCTCGGCTCCGCGCTGACAGGAGTCCTTGTCCCGGCGCTCCTGAAAACAGCGACGACCGCGGCGGGAACATACGCGGCGTTCGCTCCGATAGCCGGAGGCGCCGCCGCGCTCGGCCTCGCGTTTTCCGAATTAAGCGGAACGACCAACCTCGTCGACGATGATATGAAGGCGCTTGTGACCACCGGCTTGACTATAGCGGGCGTTATCCCTATAGCAAGCAAAGCGGCAAGCGCATGGAAGAGCGTAAGCTCCGAGGTAAAAAACGGCTATCTCATGATTGGCGAAGCTACGACCGTAGTTTCCAAGATGTCTCGCGCGTTCGTCTTAGCCGAAGTGCAGGTCAGAGCCGCGGGCGGCGCGATGAATTTCGCGAAGGCGGCGGCTCTCGGCCTCGGCGCGTCAATGAAGGCGCTTATGGCTTCCATCGGCCCTGCCGGGTGGGCGGCGCTCATAGCTGGCGGCACCGCATGGCTCGTCTTAAAAGAGCGTATGGAAGACGCTGCGAAACAGGCGGAAATAACGCAGAAAGCCATCGCGAGCGTCAATCATGAATTTGCCAGCGCGAATGCCGCGCAGCTTGAAAGGGCGTTGAAAGACGCAGGTAAAGAGCTGGCCGCTCTTGAAGAAAGAGCGCTCAGCGCGAAGCTCAGCCTTATGGAGCTATGGAATGCGAAAGAGACTTACGACGGCGGCGGCCTGCTCATACCGGAGATAGGCGTAGCTCTGCCGCAGGATACGCTCGCGAAAGCCTCCGGGCAAAATTTCAACACGGAGGAATATGAAGCGAAGCGTACAGAGTTGCAGACCCGCATTGAAAAGTTAAAAGAGCTCCTCATGGAGCGCCAGAAACTGGAAGAGTCTGTCAATAAAGGCGTTTCTTCGCCAAAAGGAGGAACTCCGTCAACTCCGGCGTCCGGCGGAAAATCAGCCGCCGAGAAGCTCGTCGAGAACATACGCGACCAGATGAAGTACCTCGGCAAAGACGGCAACGAATTCCTCGCCGTCCTCGACAGGTGGCAGGCAAAACTGCCCACGTTATCAAAAGACTGGAAGGCCGTCACGGATCTCAAGTTCGACATACTCGGCGAAAACGCGGAGCGCAGCGCCGAAAACGCCGGCCGCGTCCTCGAGCGCATCGAGAAACAGAAAGAGGCCGCGAAGGAGCTCGCCGAAGTCTACGAGCGTGCCGACCGCGAATATCTCTCCGGCCTCGGCTGGGAGAACTCGCAGGGGCTCATGTCGAACACCGAATACCTCGACATCCTCTCTAAGAAAATCGAAGAGCTCGGGCTGAAGACGAAAGACGTATTCAACTGGACGGACAACGAGAAGGCGTGGTTCGCCGCGTATCAAAATATTGGAAGCGAAGAATTCTCGAACTCGCTCGACCTCATCAAGAAGCGTTACGAGTCCGGCAGCGTCAGCGCGGCACAGTACAAGGCGACGCTTGAGCAGCTCAAACAGCAGTATGCGGATATGCCGCTCGTCGTAAAAATGGCGAACGAAGAGCTCGCAGCGCTCAACGATACGATGAACAAATATCCTACCGCGGCTCAGCAGGCAAGCGCCGCATGGGACAGCGCCAAAGAATCACTATATAACGTGCCATCCGGCATCGGCAGCGCCTTCGAGAGCGCCATCCGCGGCACGGAGTCGCTCAGCGACGCAATGCTCGGCCTCTTGCAGGACATCGGCGCGGTAATTGTCAAAGCGCTCATTATGCGCGCGCT
- a CDS encoding DUF3168 domain-containing protein has protein sequence MTDLMKYEALYKALAGNSALMAKISGIYDEPPDDAVSPYIAVASVQNVSDELLDNSGSEVTVDLDVWARANASAGGRRQILEINDLITAAVPSWALYDGIEIMRDAAEPDWWHGVATIRYYDRRIE, from the coding sequence ATGACTGACCTCATGAAATACGAGGCGCTCTACAAGGCGCTCGCCGGCAACTCCGCGCTCATGGCGAAAATCAGCGGCATATACGACGAGCCGCCGGACGACGCCGTGTCTCCATACATCGCCGTCGCGTCGGTGCAGAACGTCAGCGACGAGCTCCTAGACAACAGCGGCTCGGAAGTGACGGTAGACCTCGACGTATGGGCGCGCGCGAACGCCTCCGCCGGAGGGCGCAGGCAGATACTTGAAATCAACGACCTGATAACCGCCGCCGTGCCCTCTTGGGCGCTCTACGACGGCATAGAGATAATGCGCGACGCCGCCGAGCCCGACTGGTGGCACGGCGTCGCGACGATACGATATTACGATAGGAGGATTGAGTGA
- a CDS encoding GTA-gp10 family protein, whose translation MREITINGKNYKIEFGLNAVCLLEDTVHQPLSAVMQQISNGVLDLRMTRAIFWAGLLANHRGMTLERAGAILDQADGDYPAVYADVIGELTNSFVLRIMPPAAEGEETKNAEGTA comes from the coding sequence ATGCGCGAAATCACGATAAACGGCAAAAATTATAAAATCGAGTTCGGCCTCAACGCGGTCTGCCTGCTTGAGGACACTGTGCATCAGCCGCTCAGCGCCGTCATGCAGCAAATCTCAAACGGCGTGTTGGACCTGCGCATGACCCGCGCCATATTCTGGGCCGGGCTGCTCGCGAACCACCGCGGCATGACGCTCGAACGCGCCGGCGCGATACTGGATCAGGCCGACGGCGATTATCCGGCCGTGTATGCGGACGTTATCGGCGAGCTTACCAACTCGTTCGTTCTGCGTATCATGCCGCCCGCCGCCGAAGGCGAAGAAACAAAAAACGCGGAAGGGACTGCCTAG